Genomic DNA from Perognathus longimembris pacificus isolate PPM17 chromosome 6, ASM2315922v1, whole genome shotgun sequence:
CTCAGTGGGCATGGAGTTGAAATGACCTTTCTACATTTCAGCGAGGCAGTTTGCAAACAAAGCATTATGAATAGGCCTATCTTAAGCAATTTCTGATGTCCTTCATCATCTAAAGTcgaataaagttatttttatgcCTTCCAAACGTGTAACATTTGTTGTTTAAGAATATAACTACAGTGCCTGTGTTCATTACGGTGCACCATAAATAGAGGCAGAACGATGACGCATGGCAGATGCATGGATGAAATGTGGATGATAAAAATAGACCTGTGGTTCACGTCTATAATCCCAGGTCTGTATAGGTGGTGTGTGCCAGGAGAACGCTGCTCGAGCAGCCTGGGGAATCACAGGACACGAACTGAAAAATTACCGAATGGAGAagagtgtgggtcaagtggtaaaacaccttcTCGGCCAACTCTAGGCTCTGAGCTCAACCCCAGAACCACCATCAAACACAAAAGCAACGGTCAACAGTGTTTTATGAGATCGTAGCAAACTAGGTCTAGTTTACGAAAttgaaggaggggaaaaaaaaataaggtgtcTAGAGCTTCAGGAAGTAATAGGACTAATTACACAACATACGCCCTTTGTTTCTAGATCAGGTGGTTCTAGAGAGTTCTGATATGATCTTATTCTTtcctataataataaaataatcagtGTGTTGCTAATATTACTAATGCTTACTGTAAACGTCATTTGGTGCAAGTAACATGTCTGTAGCGTAGTCATTTCCTCCAATTACTTACTCACCGATTGGCTACCAGAACTCCCTCATCTCGCCTCCACTGTGTCTTTTCCACCCGTGACTTCCTGGATAGGACAGGTTTTTGTGTCTCTGGAGCAAGACCCCTCCCCACTGACTCGCAGACTGATGAGGTTCTGTACCTTCCCTCCCCACAGCTACGGGCAGCCTTCCACCCAAGTACCGACTGGAGAGATGCAACCGAGTGAGTGGCACCTGCAAACCGTTCTGCGACGACGTGGAGTATGACTATGGCTACTGCGTTCTGTGGAGAAACCAGTGCTGCGTGTAAAGGTGGGGAGCTCCACGTCCTGCTGAGCACCGAATCTGGCACCCAgacgcccaccccccacccccccgcgcctTGCCCAGGAGGTGAGGAAGAAAACGCTTGCATAATAGACCCCTTGACGTACAAAAACCAGGCTCTACTCACTGGAAATGCATGCACCTCAGATGGATGAATATATTCCTCAAGCAAGGACGGACTAATGATGTTGATTATCTTACTGTGGACACTTGTGCCCCAGACCACCTTCTTACTTCTTGAGCTTCTCCACTGTCTCCTTAAACCTACACGCTTAGATGACATACTTTCATATTCTGATTTATATACATGTACCACTAAGGCGTCACTACAATGGAGGGAGGAGGCACACAGCTGCTGCTAAAAGattcctcctgcctcctgctttccctttctccctgcccctcctctccaTCTCCTCCAGCAACAGGTACACTTACACGTGGTTATTAAATAGTCATTTGCATACATcttgtgctttaattttttttctacattcaGCATCACTTTAAGATTTCTGGAActatttctggccgttttctatgctCCTAATTGATGTGTATTTGCTTTCATTGTGTTCAAAGAACAAGGGGAGTGTGAGGGAAATCCCGTCACCCCGACCGACACTTACCCCAAAGATACAAGAATGGCTAGACACGTGCAAGCTAGTTAGTTATTACGGTAAATTACATGACCATAACGAGAGGACACTAGCTGATACTGCACCTTACGGATCATCATTTCATGGGGTGTGACATGCTTGAATACATTCAAAATCTCTCTTCATGCCAACAAGTCACAAATTAGGTTCAGAATGAGTGTGACTCAATGTAGTAAAGTGCATGTATGACAGAAGTGGAAGTAACAACATATTGAATGGGGGAACGCATCAAAGCTTCTCCTCTAAGATCTGGATAAGACACAGATGAATAATTAGCTCCTCCTTCATTCAAGGTGGAGCTGAAAGCCCTGGTCAGAAGGAAGAGTTAGCCAAACTGGAAAATGCAGAAACTGATAGAATTAAAGAATTACAAGAATTATGTATATAAACTCCACCCTAAACTGTCAGAACTCATCAGAGAACACAAAAAACTTAaaggatataaaaaaaaacaaagaaataaccaGGTTTCTATGAATAAACCGAGAGAGTTCAAAAGAGCAAACTCTTTTACATTAGATAGAAAATAAAACGCTGATAGCTTGAACACAGGAGGCCGAAGATCTCTACATAGAAAACTGTAAATCACTGAGTGGGTGAAATAAAAGACAGGAAACAAACATCTCATGTCTGCAGATTGAAAGACTGAACACCGCTCTAACGTAATACTTCCAGCGGGCTGTGAGAAGTCAACAGTCTTCCTCAAAACACcacttccatttgagccacagtgccacttccggctttttctgggtagtttgtgggtttttgtttttgtttttgttttttttttggccagtcctgggcttggactcagggcctgagcactgtccctggcttcttcttgctcaaggctagcactctgccacttgacaatATTGGTTCTTTCAGAGTCTCTTAAATAGAGAAgcccacatttttctttctggtctAGAAATCTACCAAATTAGTTTAGTAGTAATGGCAGCAGTTTATCACTTATTTGCTAGATACATTAAGCATTTGTAGTCTTATGTTACTGCTTGGCACAAGAAGTAGGACCTAAAGAGTCACGTGGATCCACTGAATTTGAGGACTAGGGAGGTGAATATATGATATTCTCTGACACTACTTTTTAATAAAGGtttgttgaaataaaaaaaaaatacttcctcagtgtgtgtggggggggagtcaTCTTGAGGAAAGTTAAGTAGCAAGAAACAGAAATCTCTAGACCAAGCCTTTCCCCTAGGAATATAAATCCTACCACACAGACTTTGGAGAAAACTTCCATCGAGTCAATTCCATAGATTGGAGATGCGATTTGAATTCTGACTTCCCTAACAGCGGTTTCCTggtttatggggggggggggcaggggaacaACCCACAAAATCTTGTCATGGCCCACAATGACAAACACTAGCTAAACATTTCAGAAGCCACTAGGATATCAAAATCAGTTTCTGACAATGTCCTCTTGCAATTAGCATTTGTTTATGTTGAATCTTATTTGTCTGGGGAGTGGATACCCGATTACACTGAGACGTACATGTAAAGTCGGCAACCAAAGTGCTCCCCTGAGCACCGGGACCCAGATCTTGTGAGCTTTTGACTGTGCTGCGGGTGTTAAAGTTTCCTGTAGACCTATCATTGTCGCCATAAAGTGCTAGATCCCGGGGAAGTGTCAGGTACACATGAAGGAATTGAGTGGCTCGAGCCACTGATTCCAGCCATTTCTCTTGGTACTTTTGGGTCTCGGCTGTATCTGTTAGGTAAGTGTCctatctgtttattttatttttcaaatttttattgttattatagaggtgatgtccagagggtgGGTtagagttgcataagtcaggtaaagcgtatattcttttttggacaatgtcaccccttcccttgctctcggTCCACTCCCCTCCCCGCTCACCCTGTTTGTTAATTGAGATAACAAATAAGAAATGTTGCAATGCAGAGCAGCAAGCCAGCCTTCCGCCTGTCACCTGTACCTCCAACAATTGAGGCATCTTTCTTGACTTCATCTACATCCTATTTCCCTCTGCCCACAAgcaaataatatgaaaatgaaggaatctgtaaaaaaaaaaaaattatgcaaagCAATGCGAAGACGGGGTAAGTTACTCACACATAGAAAGACACATGAATATCATTTTTTATCTATTTCCTTATGTGGAAGATGaagatactgattttttttcccccctgcctaAGAAGGATGCAGATTTAATTGCCTGTTATCTGCCATGCCCACACTGAGCTCTCTTCCTTTGGGGAATTTCTGCCATGGTTCTAGCCTCAGGATTTAGTTAGGGGTTGACACGGTGTTAGAGCTCCTACCTCCTAATAAGGATGCTGATAAAAGCCAGGCTCCGACCTGTGTGCCCCAATCACTTGTTTCTTGGTATTGTCACTACCTTCTCCTCTATCCACCCAGACATCACAAAGTCGCCGGGGTGGTTTCTATTAATTAAATGTTCCCCCCTCACGTCCCTCCTTCTGACAGGttcaaagtaaacaaataaaaattatggagAGCAGGTTGATGGTCAAAATTCCCATGAAGGTCACTCTTAATATAAACTCCCTGGTTGTCTTTCTTCTTCAGTTTGTCACAGAGCTTTTGTGATTACTAATATTGCCTTCAAATTGTTGCgtggggttgtttttatttaacaGGTCTATCGACGTACACAATACATCTTGACTGGCGTCACCCTCCATTTTCCCCTACCCTTTCTCCCACCTGTCATGTGTTTCCCAGGGTCCTGTTCACATCTGTGCACTATGGCCGCATTTGCGCACCATTTCTTTTCCCATTGATCACACTCTTTCCTTTACCCGCCCACCCTCCTCCTCACCAAGACACATTTTAATTGTGTGGAAATAGTTCAAAGGggctacacaatggaatttcatacccgCACTTGTCATCCATTCCTCACTACGATCGTGTACATGTTCATGTGACTCTGTGTGTTTACATAAAACCCGCACTTGGAGTCTAACATTCCCAGATGAGAGAGAAAATGTATGCCcattgtctttctgggcctgctttagttcactcagtatgatttttatCCTGATCCATAcctttccctacaaatgacatttcCTTTTGCCTTATGGATAAACaaaattttagtgtgtgtgtgtgtgtgtgtgtgtgtgtgtgatattttctttatctactagtccattgtagggcatctgggctgtctcCACAAATTGGGAATTTTACCCAGTGCTGTGATGGACGTCAATGTGCAGCCCATGTGTCTATATATCTATGTGCaaatctctatctatctctctatattcCTAAGATCTCCGAATCATAGAAGAGTTCTAATTTGCATTTTTGTGAGGAATTTCCACAGCGACCCCCATAATGTTTGAATTAGCTTACGTTCTAGCTAAAAGTGTATTCGGGTGCCCCCCCCTCCTGCATTGTCACgggcatttgttgttgttcacagTCTTAACCGTGGCTGGTCTGAGCGGAGGAAGACACAGTTTTGACTTGTATGTCCATGATGGCCACAACGTTGAGCAATTCCTCTAGAAGTGGTTGGCTGTAGATGTGCACAGTTATTTCTGGTTCTCCCAATTGTTTTCATCCATCTTGAGGTgcgatttttgtgccagtaccaagtcaATGTTGTTATTATGGCTTTTTCCAATTTGAACAAATGCTTTCGGGAAACATGTCTCCATAGCTTTGGGGTTTTGCTTGTGTTTGTTGTGACATATACATTTTCACCTCTAATTTGTGTATGTTTTGgtgatttcttttctccttttagtcAGATTCACTAAAGGTATACCGACACTATTTACTTTTTGAAAGAGCCAGTTTATATTTTATCCATATAGATATTTTTAAGTTCCTAATTTATTAACTTCTGTCTTAATCTttactattttattctttcttctgctCTTGGCTTAAGCTTAAGGTTATCAGCTGGCTGATTTCTCTTGATGATGCAAGCAGTCATTGCTAAGGAATTTTCTATTAGGCTGGCCAGAggtttgtttccattttcattctgTTCTAGGGGGTAGAGCTATTCTACCTTTTCAGGTTTTAGTCATCTACAACTTTCCTGCTAAGTTGACCACTGTATTGCTCTTCCGGGGTGGGGTTCAGTTGGGCTGATGTcttgattctttttcttcatctggGGGCACAACACAGTTCTACTAAGTTCACCAAGTGAAAGCTTTTCTGTATTCAAATAGCAAAAGCAGCAGCAGGTTAGGGATATTTTCATGGCTCTGAAGAAGATCAGAAGGCTAAGGGTGCGATCTATATCTTGCAAGTAATACTTAGCTATTGAAAGGTGGGaaatgagagaaaggaataaagagTGTGGGAGTTGGGGCCAGTGGAGTGAACTGTGTGATTGAAGACACCTATTATACATGTATAAAAGGGTAAAAAGAGAGTGATAAAGAACAGGAGCAGTGGAATACACTCCCggtgaaaagaagaaggaaaaattagTAATCagcttttcttctgctttcagGGCTCCATAAAATCGATCTGCTTATCCATCTCCTCTTCTGCTCTGGGACCTGGACTGAACCAAGGTGTGTATTGCAGTTCATGGAAGAGAGAGAACACCCCTTTCTCTCAGAAGCAGCCTTTGCCCTTCTCAAGTTGGCTGTGCGCGTTCTAGGTGAGAAGCTGCCTGGGTAAGATTGATTACAGGGTGGTCCTTACTGGTGCTGGCCATTTTTGTAATGCGGAGAACTTGGCATGTGCTCTGCTTCTGCGGACAGGATGATAGAAAACGGAGAAAGTGGTAGGCAAGTCCTTCGACCCAGCAGGCGTCCACCATTAAGTGCAGAGTGGCCACCCCAGCAAGGGACACATGGGCCGTGGGAGAGGTCTGGGGAGGCTTTGTCATGCTGCTCCCCCAGAGGGAAAGTTCACCATCTCAGCAGTGACCCTCTACCCGGACTTCCGGAACACACTCACCAATCCAGGCGTCCATCCTGCCTTTTGTTTTGTCACTTCTCTGGCCCACCTGTGTTCTTCCTGTGGAGCTAGCCACCTGAGGGTCTTCATCTCCTCTTCACTGGACTGTCATCCACCTTGCAGAGAGCTCACCTTGCTTTAGTCTGCACCATTCGCTGCCCCAGCTACTAGATCCTTCCAGAATCAGAGTTTTTCCACAAGGTTGTGAGCTAACTCATCTCCACGAAGTTGAGCTTTTGGAGTAGCGGTTCACTTGT
This window encodes:
- the Defb110 gene encoding beta-defensin 110 produces the protein MEVHLFLFILLFWLTLSATGSLPPKYRLERCNRVSGTCKPFCDDVEYDYGYCVLWRNQCCV